The genomic interval GCTATAATCATTATGATGGATAAAGCTGTAACAGCCATTCTTTTATTCCAAATATTTTTCATTTTCGTTTCTCTCCCTAATTCCCTGATGTGTTTGTATTCTATTTGAACCAAACTTATTATTTAGTTTTCTGACTTTTTTTTGTACTGATTTGCTGCAGCTATTAGTTCTTCTGCATGTTTTAAAGTAACTGATGAAACATTCCCTCCGCTCATCATCAGTGCAGATTCATGGATTCTTTCCTGATCATTCAATGGAAGAATGCTTGTTTTCGTTGTGTTCTCTTTCATTTCTTTCACAATTCTATAATGCTCGTCCGCCATCACAGCAAGCTGGGCATGATGTGTGATACATAACACCTGCTGATCCTTAGAAATGTGATACAGCTTTTCAGCCATCGCTTGTGCTACACGACCACTAACCCCCGTATCCACTTCATCAAAAATCAGGGTCGATACAGGCTCCACTTTAGCAAAGACTGATTTCAAAGCAAGCATTAAACGTGAAAGCTCTCCACCAGAAGCGATTTTTGATAAAGGCTTTAGAGGCTCCCCTGGATTTGGGGCCATGTAAATCGTAACTTCATCCCAGCCTTCAGCACGAATAGCTCTAGCTTCCCCAGCAAGCTCTACTTTTTCCCCTGATTGAACAGGAGTAATGTGAATGCTTATAACGGTATGGTCCATATGTAGACCAGATAATTCAGCTTTAATCCTCTTTTCTAACTCCTTCGCAATGGCTGTTCGTACACGTGTTAAATTCCTTGCTTCCACAAGCAGGTCTTCCAGTATATACTCTTGTTTTTGCTTCAGTTCATCTAAACGTTCTTCTTTATGTACAATTGAATCAAGCTCATCTTCAATTTTTGATGCATAGACAAGAATATCAGAAATGGTTGCTCCATATTTACGTTTTAGCTGATCCACAATTTGAAGGCGTGACTCTATTTCATTAAGTCGTTCTGGATCCACTTCCATTTGATCCTGATAGCGACTTAACTGCTGTACAGCCTCCTCTAATTGATAAAATGCCGCCTCAACCTGCTCGGTAGGATCTGCAAGCTGATCATCGTATTCCACAAGCTCCTGAAGGTAAGACAAAGCTAACCCCATAGAATCAACAGCTCCTCCATCATTTTGAAGAGCCTCGTAGGATGCCATCACCCCCTTAAATAGCTTTTGGGCATGAGTATGCTTACGCTTTTCCTTAATTAGCTCCTCTTCTTCCTCTGGAACTAACTGTGCAGCTGCTATTTCATCAAACTGAAACTTCAATAAATCTAAACGCTGAGCCAATTGCTGCTCATTTTCTAGTAGCTGTTTAATCTGAGAGCTTACCTTTTTATATTGTTCAAATAAGTGACGGTATTCCTGCTTGTGTTGAAAGATATCCTCCTTGGCAAAATCATCAAGCATCGTAAGATGATTTTCATCCTGAAGTAGGCTTTGATGTTCATATTGTCCGTGGATATCGATAATTGCTTGTCCAATCTCGCGGAGAATAGCTAATGTAACAAGCTTTCCATTAATTCGGCAGATACTTTTCCCTTGTGAGCTAATATCTCTACGCAAAATTAATGTCTGATCTTCGGCCTCAATTCCTAGCTCAGTTAACAAAGCAAACACATAATGACCAGCTTTCAAATCAAATAAACCTTCTATTTCTGCTTTTGCTGTACCATGTCGAACGTAATCTACAGATGCTCTGCCTCCAATTAATAGCGAAACAGCATCGAGGATAATGGATTTTCCAGCCCCTGTTTCGCCTGTCATAACAAGAAGACCTTGACCAAATGATACGGTTAATGATTCGATAATTGCAAAATTCCGAATGCTTAGCTCTTGAAGCATATGATCTCACCCTACTCCATAAAAAAGTCTGATCTTGCTTTTTAGCTCTTTACAATAACCCTAAAATACGTTCTACAATGAGCTCCGTTTCCTCACGCTTCTTACAGATAATTAAAATCGTATCATCTCCACTGATATTCCCCATGATTTCTGGCCAATCCAAATGATCGATTAATACCCCCACTGTATTGGCATTACCAGGCAAAGTTTTGATGACAATTAGATTTTCTGTATGATCTACACCAACAAAACTATCTACAAGAACACGTGATAGCTTTTGCAAAGGATTGTATCTTTGGTCAGCTGGTAAAGAATATTTATACTTCCCATCCATCAAAGGAACCTTGATTAAGCTTAGCTCCTTAATATCACGGGAAACGGTAGCTTGAGTAACGTTAAACCCTGCATTACGCAAAAAATCAACGAGCTCATCCTGAGTCTCAACGTTATTTTTAGCAATAATTTCTCGGATTCGAATATGGCGTTGTGCTTTATTCATCCTACAGCCTCTTTTCTACATACCATTTATTTTCTATTCAACAGCATGATGAAACTTGCTTTTGATAACATCAAAAAAAGAACGATCCTTCCATTTAATGAGAGTAGTTGTAAAAGGGGAACGTTTAATTTTGATCTGATCAAAAATTTCTAGCTCAAACCCAATCTGTCCATCAATGGACAACCCTAACTCATTATGTGTTGCACTAACCTCTATCGTTATTTCTTCATCCGCTGAAAGGATTATAGGACGCGCTGTTAAACTGTGAGGACATACAGGTGTAAGCAATAAGGCATCCATATTTGGAGCTACGATTGGTCCCCCTGCAGACATTGAATAGGCTGTAGAACCAGTAGGGCTTGAAATAATTAATCCATCTCCAAAAAAGGTATTTAGCTCCTTATTATCCAACAGAATCTTACATGTTATCATTCTACTGTAAGATCCCTTAGCTATTCCCACGTCATTTAGGGCAGTCCATGATTGAATGAGAGAGCCAGCGCGATAAAGCTCCGCTTCAAGCATCATTCTTTCTTCGGTCTTGTATTGCTTTTGCACAATAAAATCCAGCATATCAGGTAAATCATCTGGTTCTGCCTCAGAGAGAAACCCTAAGTGACCAAGATTAATCCCTAAAATAGGGATATCATGCTTGGCAAAATCCCTAGCAATACCCAAAATACTTCCGTCTCCCCCAAAAACAAATAAAATATCTACTTTCAAAGGAAATTCTTCATACGCCAAAGAAAGGTCTTCACGCCCAATATGCTTGGCCACTCTGGGCTCAACCCATACCTGAATCCCTTTTTCCTCCATCAAAGGAATCAATTCTCTAGCTACGATAAGTGCTTTTGGTTTTCCACGGTTAATAGCTAAGCCAATTTGCAATGCCTTCATTTGTTTCTCCTCTTAGTTCCACACGTGTTTTCTTTCTTTATTAGCTTTTGGCAAGTTGATTGTGTGCGGCTTGCACAATATCTGAAATCCTACTCATCCATAATGGATCTATTTCCAAATCTAACTTCTCTAGCTCCTGCTCGGGTTTTGCAGCCTCTTTTTGTAAATGAACTAAAAACTCTATATTTCCTTCTCCTCCCGTAATAGGAGAATAATCAAGATTTTTCAAAGCAAAGCCTACGCCTTGAGCAAAACTAAGAACGCGAGTAAGAACCTCCCGATGAATACGTGCCTCTCGTACAACACCTTTTTTTCCTACCTGATCCTTACCTGCCTCAAACTGAGGTTTAATCAACGCAACCACTTCACCAGATTGACAAAGAAGCTGATATAGGACAGGGAGGATCAAGCGAAGGGAGATAAAGGAAACATCTATGGTCGCAAACTTAGGTAAGCCATGCTTTAAATCCTGTGCTTCTACATAACGAAAGTTCGTTCTCTCCATCACAACAACCTGTTCATGTGAACGTAGCTTCCAATCAAGCTGATTATAGCCTACATCTAAAGCATATACTAGCTTAGCTCCATTTTGAAGAGCACAGTCTGTAAAACCACCAGTTGATGCACCTATATCAATCACTGTTTTATCCTTAAGATCTAAATCAAAGGATTCAATCGCTTTCTCAAGCTTAAGTCCACCTCTACTCACATATTTCAAAGTAGAGCCTTTTACTTCAAATGCAGTATCTAAAGGAACCTTTGTCCCTGGTTTATCTAGACGCTCCGTTTTAGAAAAAACCAAACCTGCCATCACTGCACGTTTGGCTTTCTCTCTTGTATCAAAAAAACCATGCTGAACGAGCAGCACATCAATTCTTTCCTTCGCTGCCATCTTATGCCCTCTGAGCTTTTCTATCAATATTATACGTTTCTTTAACTCTTTGAATGAGTTGCTCCACAGTTAATCCTGCCTCTTGACGTTGCTCTGACACCGAACCATGCTCAATAAATTCATCAGCAACACCCATTCTCTCAATCACGATATCTTTTACATTATTTTCACTATAAAATTCTAATACAGCACTACCAAAGCCACCAGCTAACGCATGTTCCTCAATGGTAATTAAGTGCATTCCTTTTTCAGCTAGAGTTAGAAGCATCTTTTCATCTAAAGGTTTAATAAAGCGAGCATTAATAACAGTAGGAGAAATGCCTTCTTTACTCAAAGCTTCGGCTGCTTTTAAGGCTACTTGAACCATTGGTCCAACAGCTAATATCGCACACTTTCTTCCTTCCTTCAGAACCTCCCATGTTCCCAGTTCAATGAGCTGAGGTTCTTCATCGAATGGTACACCAACTCCTAAGCCTCTAGGATATCTAACGGCTGTCGGTCCATCCACTTGCATAGCCGTATACATTAAATTACGGAACTCATTTTCATCCTTACCCATCATGATTTGCATATTAGGTAAATGTCTTAAAAAAGCAATATCATAGACCCCATGATGTGTCTCTCCATCAGCACCAACAAAGCCAGAGCGATCTACGGCAAATGTTACAGGGAGATTCTGTCTAGCTACATCATGTACGACTTGATCATAACCACGCTGTAAGAAGGTTGAGTAGATAACACAAATTGGCTTAAGACCCTGAGTAGCTAAACCTGCACTCATTGTGACAGCATGCTGTTCTGCAATACCCACGTCAAAAAATCGATCTGGAAATCTCTGAGCAAAACCATGCATCCCAGAACCTGAAGACATTGCAGGCGTAATCGCAACAACTTCCGGATACTTCTCTGCTAACTCATTCAGTACACCACCAAAAACCTTTTTATAGTCCTGTGGACCGTCCACACTCTTGATAAATTCACCAGATTCGATTTTATATGGACCGCCCCCATGCCAAGAATCCGAATCTGCTTCAGCCGGTGCATATCCTTTTCCTTTTTTAGTAATCACATGCATCAGCACTGGACCCTTTGTCCGTTTAGCCTGCTTGAAGCACGTAACTAATTCTTCTACACTATGTCCATCAATCGGACCTAAATACGTATACCCAAGCTCCTCAAAGAAAATACCTGAAACAAACAGGTATTTAAGCGAAGCTTTTACCCTTTCAGCTGTTTTCGCTAATGTTCCTCCAACAGCTGGAATCTTATGAAGAAGATATTCAAGCTCTTCCTTCACCCATTTATATTGCTTTGCCGTTCTAAGCTTACCCAAATGATTATGCAAGGCCCCTACATTTGGGGAAATAGACATTTCGTTGTCATTTAGAACTACAATTAAGTCCTTTTGTTCATGCCCGATATGGTTGAGAGCTTCTAGTGCCATACCTCCAGTAAGTGCACCATCTCCAATCACCGCAACAACGTGGTTCTTTTCTTTCTTAATGTCTCTTGCAATTGCCATACCCATCGCTGCAGAAAGGGATGTACTACTATGACCCGTTTCCCATACGTCATGCTCACTTTCACGCATTTTAGGAAAGCCACATAACCCTTTGTACTGTCTTAGCGTATTAAACTTGTCCATTCTCCCTGTTAACATCTTATGGACATAAGCCTGATGTCCTACATCCCAAATAAATTTGTCTTTTGGAGAATCAAAAAGCTGGTGTAAAACAAGAGTTAGCTCAACAACACCAAGATTAGGTGCTAGATGACCACCTGTTACAGATAAATTTCGAATAAGAAACTCACGGATTTCTTCAGCTAATTGATTTAACTCCTGATTAGATAACCCTTTTAATTGGTTTGGATTTTGGATATCTTCAAGTCTCACGTAAGACCCTCACTTTCCTCTTGCATAAGTTCATCCTTCTATTGCTTTCTATTAACATAGGTTCTCCATCAACATCTTTTATCGATCTATGATTTTTACGTTAAGTTTCTAAGCTTTGAAGATCAATGTATCGTTAAATAACATCAAGATTAGGAGATAGGACTTTCAAATTTCCTGTCCATGCCACCTTGTGAAAATTGCCGCTAACACAGGTGTGATAACGGCAATAAGTCCACTCTATGTACATTCAACAAGCCCATTATATCACAATGCCTCTATACCCTCAATCTCAAGATCAGAAACCAGAGTTGGCCTAAACTAATAATCCCTTTGAACCATGAAATCGGCTAAATCGGCTAATCGATCTGATAGAACCTCCGCTTTTGCTAAAGCTTCCTTTGATTGCTGGACATGCTGGTGTAGTTGCTCTTTAGCACCTTCTACTCCTAATAAGGAGACAAAAGTTGATTTATCATTGTCTTTATCACTACCAACTTTTTTCCCCAGCTTCGCTTCATCACCTATTTCATCCAATATATCATCTTGAATTTGGAATGCTAATCCTATATGCTTTGCATAAGTCGTTAAATGGATGACTTGATCTGGTGAAGCTTGTCCGATGTAGCAGCCCATTCTAACAGCGCTAGTAAGAAGGTCGGCCGTTTTCCTCTCATGGATATAGTAGAGCTCATCTATCGTAAGCTTCTTGTCCTCTCCCAGCATATCAGCAGCTTGTCCCCCAACCATTCCATTTGGTCCTGCTAACAGAGAAAATTCCTGAAACATCGTCACAAATTGTTCAGGCTTCATACCTTCTGCGTTTTTAGCTAGTAGGTAAAAGGCATGAGTTAAAAGAGCATCTCCAGCCAATATAGCCATAGCTTCTCCGAAAACTTTGTGATTCGTTAGCTTCCCACGACGATAATCATCATCGTCCATAGCAGGCAGATCATCATGAACAAGCGAATACGTATGCACCATTTCAAGAGCACATGCGGCATGCTTTCCTTTTAAAGGATCGTGTCCCAAAGCGTCAAGGGTAGCAAAAAGAAATATGGGTCTAATTCGTTTTCCACCAGCTAAAAGAGAATATTCCATAGCTTCTAAAAGGGGAGGTGGGGCTTGTAAATCGGCGATACACTTCTTTAATTCTACATCCATTTTTCCTGCCCAATCTTTGATAAATGAGGATAATTGCTGACTCATGTAGACTCCTCCTCAATATCAAAATCCTTCTTCACAAACCCGTCATTTTCCTCCACTAATATCTGAACCTTCTTCTCCACTTGCTCTAGCTTTTGGTGACACGCTTGAGAAAGCTTCATTCCTTCTTGAAATAGCTCAATCGCTTGCTCTAGAGGAACCTCACCAGCCTCTAGCTGATCTACGATTGTTTCTAGCTTGTCCATCGCCTCTTCAAATGAAAGAGTGGACGATTTGTTACCGTGTTCCTGCTGCTCTTTACTCATTAGATTGATCCTCCTTTATTCCCCATACCTGACATTCAAGCTCTCCATCATGCATCTGGACTTTTAGAGGCTGCCCAGGTTCAATTTCCTTGGTTGAACGATAGAGGACTGTTTTCTCATGATTATATAGTAGGGAGTATCCTTTTGTCATAATTTTAAGTGGGCTGAATGCATCCAACTGAAACATCACAAACTGTGTTTGCTCCCTCTTTTTTTCTAAGATTCGTTGCATCCCCTTCGCAAGACCACCCGTTAATCGATCTATACGCTCCTTTTGTTGCTGAATTCTATAGCTAAGATTTGTTTGAAGTAGCTGCCTTCTACTTTGCTGGATTATCAGCTTATGCTGCTGTAGGAGCTGATTCATTCCTTTCCCTAACCGCATTAGAGCGTGATCCAGCTCTTGCTCCTTCTGCCTAACAATCTGCATAGGGACCTTAAAAGCATATCTATTTTGAAGCTGTAGCAATTCCCTTCTACGTTGATTTAAGGTTCGCTGTAAGCCCCTTTGCATCATTCCCTCAAGCTGCTGAAGCCGACCGTTCATCTCCTGTAGTAAAGGGACAGCAAGTTCCGCAGCTGCAGTTGGAGTTGGAGCACGCAAGTCTGCTACAAAGTCAGAAATGGTGTAATCTGTTTCATGTCCTACTGCTGAAATGATCGGGATGGTTGACTCATAAATAGCTTGGGCTACCATCTCCTCATTAAATGCCCAAAGCTCCTCTATGGAGCCACCCCCTCTTCCCACAATGAGCACTTCAAGCTCATGATCATGTGCCATCCTTATGGCTTGAGAGATCGAAGATGGAGCAAATTCACCCTGAACTAAAACAGGAAAAACAATGACTTCTGCTACAGGGAAACGACGCTTAAGTGTTGTTAATATATCTCGTATCGCAGCACCAGTTGGTGATGTGATCACACCTATTCTTTTGGGTACTCGAGGGATAGCTTTTTTTCTTTCAGGATCAAACCAACCATTGCGCTGAAGCTTCTCCTTTAATTCCTCAAAAGCCTGATACAGCGCTCCAATTCCATCGGGCTCCATATCCTTTACATATAATTGATACTGTCCATCTCTTTCGTAAACATTTACTTCCCCGCGAACAATAACCTTCATTCCATTTTTAGGAAGAAACTTCAAATAGCGGTTATGTCCTGCGAACATAACCGCTTTGATTCGGCTTGAGTCATCCTTTAAGGTAAAATACATATGACCTCTGCTATGATGAACAAAATTAGAGATTTCAGCACGTACCCAAACTTGAGCTAAAACTGGATCATTTTCAATACAGCCTTTAATATGATTCGTTAATTCTTTAACTGATAAGATCTGTTGCTTATTCAACTAACTCCCCCCAATAACACTTATTTCTGTTATCAAGATTGGATTTTGGATACTAAACTAAGGAAGCTGATAGCTTTTGCTTCGCAGCTTCAAGTGTATTCTTTAAGAGCATCGTTCTAGTCATAGGACCTACTCCTCCAGGAACTGGAGTAATGTAGCTAGCTACCTCAGACACTTCATCAAACTGAACATCCCCAACAAGACGCCCCTCGTCCGTACGGCTTACGCCCACATCAATCACAACGGTACCTGGAGAAACATGCTCTCGTTTGATCATATTTGGTCTACCAGCTGCCACAATTAATACATCAGCTTGTTTAGTGACTTCAGCTAAATTCGTGGTTTTTGAATGACAGATTGTCACTGTGGCATGCTCCTGTAGCATCAATAGGGATACAGGCTTCCCTACAATATTACTTCTCCCTATCACGACAACGTGCTTTCCTGCCAGCTCTACTCCTGTTGATTGGATGATTTTTACGACACCAAAGGGAGTACAAGGCAAAAATGTTGAGTTCCCTATGACCATCTGTCCAACATTAGTAGGATGAAAACAGTCTACATCCTTATCTGGAGAAATGGCAAGTAAAACTTCCTTTTCTGAAATATGCTTTGGTAAAGGTAATTGAACTAATATGCCATGAATCGTTGCATCAGCGTTCAGTCTCTCAACATGCTCTAATAATTCTTCCTGAGTCGTTTGTTCAGGAAGTTTAATCACCTGTGAAGCAATTCCTACCTTTTCACAGTCCTTAGCTTTATGAGCTACATAAGACATGGAAGCTGGATCTTCCCCTACTAAAATAACCGTTAGACCAGGCTGTACTCCACTTCTTTGAAGCTGCTCAACCTCTGCTTTAATTTCTTCACGATACTTTTTAGCTAATTCAATTCCACTTATGACTTTCGCTGACACCATATTCTCCTCCATTCCATCACTACATACTATTTTAAGTGTAACCCGTAGGAAAAGGGAAGTAAATACCCGAACGATTGATTCATATATTTCATTGAATGTTCATGTTTAGCGTGATATGTTAAAGTGTGTTCCCGCTATACACGCTACTCCGAATGCATTATCCGTAGCGTAGACTGGATTAGCTAAAATTAACCTTCCCTTTACAGCCCTATGCTCCAAGCGCTTTTTTAATATAGTCGTTATGTAAACATTAGACGCTACTCCACCTACCAGTAAAATATCTTTAATTCCTGTTTGCTTCATGGCCGTAAGCAGTGATTTCTCTATTGTTTTGGCGATATTTCTTTCTACAGCCCTAGCGATATGAGGATAATCAGCAGCAGAGCTTTGTTGTACAAGTCGTAAAGCCGCCGTAGTTGGACCGGAAAAACTAAAATCAACACCCTTGCAAAAGGATGAAATAGTAAAAGAATTCTTTGATTGCTTCAATACACCGTTTAGTTCAGGATCATCCTCACTTGTTTGAGCCAATCTTTCTAAGGACGGCCCACTTGGAAACGGAAGATTTAGAGCAACTCCTACTCGATCAACAAATTGACCGGCGTGTAAGTCTAAGGTTCCTCCTAGCTTCTCAATAGAATAGCCTGCTTCCTTACGTGTACAAAGTAGAACCTCACTTGTCCCACCTGAAAGGTGAACGGCGATAAACTGATCGTCTAGGCTTTCAGAGGCTGTAAACTCTCCTGCTGCAATATGTCCTTCTTGGTGAGAGGTAGAATATAAAGGAACAGAAAGAAAGTGAGCTAACGTCTGAGCTAAGACTTCACCCACTCTAAAAACAGGCATGTATGAATGGTCCATAGGACGAGGCTTTATACTCACTCCTATAGCTTTTATTTGTTGTACCCGAGGCATGGCTTTAAGCATCTCTGACCATTGTCTAAGATGCTCAAATACGGCCTTTGATTGTTGTAATCCAAGCTCACCTTCAGCAACTGGCAAAAGTGGGTTCTGCTCATGAACGATCTGAAAATGCTCATCAATTACACAAAAGGATGTCCGATAATTACTTGTATCAATTCCAAGAAAAGCCATAATCTATGCCCCTTGCTTCACTACGTGAGAAAGGACCCCATTGATAAACTTTCTAGACTCCTCACTGCCGTAAAGCTTTGCCAATTCAACAGCTTCATTAATAGCAACCTGCTGCGGAATATCATCACGGTATTTTATTTCATAGGCTCCTAGTCGTAAAATAGCACGATCAACCAGAGCCAAACGCTCAAAGCTCCAGTTTTTTAAAGCCTCTCGTACAGATTTCTCAATTTCGGATTGATTGGTCGTGATACCCTCGAGCACCTCTTTAATAAAAGCTAAGGACTTCGTATCTATCTTCGATTTTGTTTGCTTTTCTTCACCCTGATCATCAGTATCATCCATATTTTCAATAACCTGCTCTAGAGCCTCTTCCCAGGTACACTTGACCATGTCTACCTGGTAGAGAGCTTGGATAATGAATTCTCTGGCTTTTCTTCTTTTCATTTACCTTCTTCACCTTGTTTCACATGCACACTAACGACATGAACATTGACTTCAATAACATCTAGACCTGTCATGTTTTGAATCGCGGAGTTCACATTTTCTTGCACAGCCGTTGCCACATCAGGTATACGCACACCAAACTCAACAACGATTGATACGTCTATTACCGTTTGTGTTTCTCCTAATTCAACTTTAACACCCTTTGCTAAATTTTTACGACCTAAGCGCTCTGCAATTCCCCCTACAAAGCCCCCACTCATAAATGCTACTCCTTCAATTTCTGATGCAGCTAATCCAGCGATAACTTCAATAACTTCTGGTGCTATTTCAACTTTACCTAGCTCTGAAGTTTGCTCAAACTGAGGAAATGACGTTTCCATTTACAACACCTCCAAAAAAAATTGTCTTCTATTCTTTTTTCCCACCGTGAAGCTCGAGATAATTTGTATTAAAATCCCCACTCACAAATACTTCGTCACTTAGAACTTTCTCATGGAATCCTATGGTTGTATGAATCCCTTCAATCACAAATTCGCTTAAAGCTCTACGCATTCTTAAGATGGCTTCTTCTCTTGTTTTGCCCCAAACGATTAGTTTAGCAATCATGGAATCATAATGGGGAGTAATCACGTAGCCTGGATAGGCACTGCTATCTACACGAACTCCTAATCCTCCTGGAGGTAAATACATCTTAATTTCACCTGGAGAAGGCATAAAATTCTTATCGGGGTTCTCCGCATTGATTCGACATTCAATGGACCAGCCATTAAATTCAATATCCTCCTGAGTAAAGGACAAAGGCTGCCCTGCGGCCACCATGATCTGTTCTTTAATTAGATCGACTCCAGTTATAAGCTCAGTAACAGGATGCTCAACCTGAATCCGGGTATTCATCTCCATAAAATAATAATTCCCGTCTCGATCATAAATAAACTCTATAGTCCCCGCTCCGGAATACTGCACAGCTTTTGCCGCAGCTATAGCCGCTTGACCCATTTCCTCACGTTTACTTGGACTTAGTGCAGGAGATGGCGCTTCTTCGATTAACTTCTGTAATCTCCTTTGTATGGAGCAGTCTCTTTCACCCAAATGGACAGTGTTACCATGATTATCCGCCATAATTTGAATTTCAACATGACGAAAATCCTCTATAAATTTCTCAAGATACACACCTGGATTACCAAAATTTGCAGCTGCCTCCTGCTGTGTAATCTTAATTCCTTTAACTAATTCATCTTCTGTTCTGGCCACACGAATTCCCTTACCACCGCCTCCAGCGGTAGCTTTAATAATCACTGGGTATCCAATGTTTTCCGCAATCTGAACAGCCTCATCACTATCCGCTACCAGTCCGTCAGAGCCAGGAACAATCGGTACACCAGCATCAGTCATCGTATCACGTGCCACTGCCTTTGAGCCCATTTTACTGATAGCCTCTGCGCTTGGTCCAATAAAGGTGATGTTACAGGCCTGACATAGCTCAGCAAAGTCTGCGTTTTCAGCTAAGAAACCATACCCAGGGTGAATAGCATCAGCTTCCACGAGAGTGGCTACGCTCATAATATTAGTAAAGTTTAAATAGCTATCCTTAGAGGATTTCGGCCCTATACAATACGCTTCATCTGCCAAACGAACATGCAAGGAATCTCGATCTGCTTCAGAATACACAGCAACCGTATAAATACCTAGCTCTTTACAGGCACGAATAATTCGCACTGCAATTTCACCACGGTTTGCAATCAATACTTTGTTAAACATAGAGATTCTCCTTCTATTCAGCTTTCACTAAAAATAACGGCTGACCGTACTCAACAAGCTGTCCATTCTCCACTAGAATGTCTACAATCTCGCCTCGTACTTCTGCTTCAATTTCATTCATTAGCTTCATGGCTTCAACAATACAAACAACGCTAGAGTTTGACACCTTATCTCCAGCTTTTATGTATGGATCAGCATCTGGAGCTGGAGCAG from Bacillus horti carries:
- the folD gene encoding bifunctional methylenetetrahydrofolate dehydrogenase/methenyltetrahydrofolate cyclohydrolase FolD produces the protein MSAKVISGIELAKKYREEIKAEVEQLQRSGVQPGLTVILVGEDPASMSYVAHKAKDCEKVGIASQVIKLPEQTTQEELLEHVERLNADATIHGILVQLPLPKHISEKEVLLAISPDKDVDCFHPTNVGQMVIGNSTFLPCTPFGVVKIIQSTGVELAGKHVVVIGRSNIVGKPVSLLMLQEHATVTICHSKTTNLAEVTKQADVLIVAAGRPNMIKREHVSPGTVVIDVGVSRTDEGRLVGDVQFDEVSEVASYITPVPGGVGPMTRTMLLKNTLEAAKQKLSASLV
- a CDS encoding Asp23/Gls24 family envelope stress response protein, which produces METSFPQFEQTSELGKVEIAPEVIEVIAGLAASEIEGVAFMSGGFVGGIAERLGRKNLAKGVKVELGETQTVIDVSIVVEFGVRIPDVATAVQENVNSAIQNMTGLDVIEVNVHVVSVHVKQGEEGK
- the xseA gene encoding exodeoxyribonuclease VII large subunit, which translates into the protein MNKQQILSVKELTNHIKGCIENDPVLAQVWVRAEISNFVHHSRGHMYFTLKDDSSRIKAVMFAGHNRYLKFLPKNGMKVIVRGEVNVYERDGQYQLYVKDMEPDGIGALYQAFEELKEKLQRNGWFDPERKKAIPRVPKRIGVITSPTGAAIRDILTTLKRRFPVAEVIVFPVLVQGEFAPSSISQAIRMAHDHELEVLIVGRGGGSIEELWAFNEEMVAQAIYESTIPIISAVGHETDYTISDFVADLRAPTPTAAAELAVPLLQEMNGRLQQLEGMMQRGLQRTLNQRRRELLQLQNRYAFKVPMQIVRQKEQELDHALMRLGKGMNQLLQQHKLIIQQSRRQLLQTNLSYRIQQQKERIDRLTGGLAKGMQRILEKKREQTQFVMFQLDAFSPLKIMTKGYSLLYNHEKTVLYRSTKEIEPGQPLKVQMHDGELECQVWGIKEDQSNE
- the accC gene encoding acetyl-CoA carboxylase biotin carboxylase subunit, giving the protein MFNKVLIANRGEIAVRIIRACKELGIYTVAVYSEADRDSLHVRLADEAYCIGPKSSKDSYLNFTNIMSVATLVEADAIHPGYGFLAENADFAELCQACNITFIGPSAEAISKMGSKAVARDTMTDAGVPIVPGSDGLVADSDEAVQIAENIGYPVIIKATAGGGGKGIRVARTEDELVKGIKITQQEAAANFGNPGVYLEKFIEDFRHVEIQIMADNHGNTVHLGERDCSIQRRLQKLIEEAPSPALSPSKREEMGQAAIAAAKAVQYSGAGTIEFIYDRDGNYYFMEMNTRIQVEHPVTELITGVDLIKEQIMVAAGQPLSFTQEDIEFNGWSIECRINAENPDKNFMPSPGEIKMYLPPGGLGVRVDSSAYPGYVITPHYDSMIAKLIVWGKTREEAILRMRRALSEFVIEGIHTTIGFHEKVLSDEVFVSGDFNTNYLELHGGKKE
- the nusB gene encoding transcription antitermination factor NusB, whose amino-acid sequence is MKRRKAREFIIQALYQVDMVKCTWEEALEQVIENMDDTDDQGEEKQTKSKIDTKSLAFIKEVLEGITTNQSEIEKSVREALKNWSFERLALVDRAILRLGAYEIKYRDDIPQQVAINEAVELAKLYGSEESRKFINGVLSHVVKQGA
- a CDS encoding O-sialoglycoprotein endopeptidase, with the protein product MAFLGIDTSNYRTSFCVIDEHFQIVHEQNPLLPVAEGELGLQQSKAVFEHLRQWSEMLKAMPRVQQIKAIGVSIKPRPMDHSYMPVFRVGEVLAQTLAHFLSVPLYSTSHQEGHIAAGEFTASESLDDQFIAVHLSGGTSEVLLCTRKEAGYSIEKLGGTLDLHAGQFVDRVGVALNLPFPSGPSLERLAQTSEDDPELNGVLKQSKNSFTISSFCKGVDFSFSGPTTAALRLVQQSSAADYPHIARAVERNIAKTIEKSLLTAMKQTGIKDILLVGGVASNVYITTILKKRLEHRAVKGRLILANPVYATDNAFGVACIAGTHFNISR